The window ATAACTTCAATATTGAAAGGACAGTCGTATACTGGCTTCTTTGAAAATGTGCTTTATTCAGTTCAGCCAAATCTATTATTgctgattaatttaaaatattcttttcaaATATCATTCAATACCcttcaacaatatttaattagtgtttacgttataataaataagtcaacaaatttaaaaattccattgcgatttattattagtgtgtGCCGCGAGTTATAGGACTCAATAATAACGTCTCAGAATAACGCAAGACAATCAAAActaaaacacaatataaatgCGGTGTTTGTCATAAGACATCGTCGCCACCCGCCCCGAGTTATGAGCCATAACTCTGATTCCATTTATTCAACACGCGCCCAACACGTCTTCCACATTAATTTACGAGTAACAAACGCTCGCATCTCATTTGAGTTATTTAACGCCTATTTTGACACTTATGTCGGATCGCCTTTGCCTTTGTTATTATCATAGTACCAAAATGATACGCTAATTGAACCATTACAGTACACAGcactatttttaacataatacgCGTTCGTCATAATTCAAAAACAGAATGTGAAAGCTAAAGCAGTGTATCATAATTAATCCGAAATGTCTTCTAACAGTTAGAACGGCTCTCGTTACCATGTTAATATTCAGAGCCCCGCATGCAAAGGGTTGGGGAaccgaatttaattgaatactgGCATTAACAAATGGAGCGGGCCATTTCCGAGTTCCACATTTAACTTATTATGTACCATGATGGCGGAGCTCTTCAGCCGGATTGCCACGTGACAGCGCGACGGGCCATCCATcacgttcttaatttaaaatacccgCGATTTGGGAAACGTTCGCCCGAACACTCGCTAATCACGAATCGGTACGGATtgtatacacaaaaataaagtgATAGCTTTCGTAAACTTGCTTAGTacgtcataaaaaaacaaaagcgtaTGATCAAGAGCAATCTGGATAACGAATGAATTTAGGCTAACTACTTAAAAACTTGTGCAACATTAAACATCAGACGAAGAGTCACTAAACAATGTTCAGTAATTCAAAACAAGTTGACGAAGTGCTCGTAAATAGTTAATCTCGTAATAAAAATGTCGATACACCTGATCGCATCGATTGAGATGACTCGCGACCGGATTAAAAACGATCATAAAACGAAAATAGACGTCGCCAGTGGCGTCTTCAGTAGCCTAtcgattaaacaaataaaaaagcgtTTCGCTAGCTGAAAGGCGAAAGGCAACGTGATGGTGGAGGGTCGTAAAAACGTATAGCACAGAGATGCCGGCTAACTGCAGTAGTAAACCGGTCGTTTTGTATACAAGCCCCTTGTTATAGTCGGCGGGCGCGGTAAACAGTGTGCTGGCCGTGTGTCGCCGCCTTTACTACCTTGCCTTTGTGAGTTGTGATTGCGACTCCTTACGGAAATTCCCGAAGTTTGACCTCGACATAAGTGCGTCCTTAATTCTTATGTCTAATTTATCTAATACGTTCCACGTATAAAAAgtcgatatattaaaatataaaaaaagttcctATGTGatcaattctaaatatttattgtctttGTTTCAGATTATGGTTATGGTCATCCTGGTGCATTCAATCCATTTCTATTGAATCCCGGATGGCTAGATGCAGCATATCTGAACTATGCGTGGGCAGATTACTTTAGGCCACCTCAATTAAGAGATCAGACACTAGTAAAAGGTAAGATATCAATTTTCAATCATAAAAACGTGGCATGTGtagtaaaaagaaaattgtgaaataaaaagaaaaatatagggCAATAACGGTATTCCCTTTCGAAAAAGGGGCGCGACTTcgcatttttgatttaattaaattatgatgttTTCGGAACTATTGCTGGACGTCCATGCAAATATAAACCTGCAATTTATAGAGCTCAAAACAGATATTTGCCATTCCGTGATTCCTACTAAACTTCCGATCGAAGGATTATTTGGCattcgttaatttaaaaattcccGATTTAGCAAACAACACTCGAAAACATGTTGCTCGCAACGGAACCACCCCTCAAGGCCGTACAACGCAAAGGCTCAAATAAAAGAAGCGGCTCTTGAGCGCTGCAAAACAACACCGGTCCGACCGAAGCAAAACCACCCGCTGAAGTCCGTTCGTCGGGGGAAGTGGGGGTGCAGAACggaaaaagtataaaaagcGCCACCTTCACGTTCGAGAGAGTGTGGAGTCAATTTTATTCCAATGTAGGCGACCGCGCCACCAGCCACTTTTTGTTTCCGACGCTGAAACGCGAGGAGCGTTGTACTCAAACACCTACCGACTTTTATTAAACCTAAGCTTGGTTCATTTTCACAAAGCGATACGCTTAACTTTgcaatttgtattcaaataccTCTGCAGCTTGCTTTACAGTCCCTATGTCTTCgcaacgttttaataaaatcaccaatttaaaatattgctgaAAATTCGTGATAACATTTAAACAGTCTGTAATCATTACTATACAATAACGCATTAAAGTTcaaaataaggaaataaaattcaTCATTAAATCGCTatctatgttaaaattaattaaacatcatAGTTATCGCATAGCAGTTTCAAATCTGAACGTCGGGATCACCTCAATCAGGCGCGACGCCGATATTGGCCCCCACCTCACCAAATTACCCCCTAGTTACGACCCCACCCACCCCCTTTGCCTTTTAAAGTGGTCTGCGCACCACTGCCACTGCTGCAAATATAAAAAGTGTAAAAGAGATACGAGCGCTGCACCACCTCCGAGCTCTTTGTGGCCCAATCTGCGCCTCCATCGTGTCCTTTTTATGCGCCCGCTTCTCTTACACTTATCGAGAATCAAAGCTCACAgctacaagaacttttgaacaCTGTTGCTAATGAAAATTTCACGTTTCGAGTCCTCTTTGTCAGCCGTGCACGGAGATAACGAACTTCCTTATCGCGATAGAACCGGCTTTGTACCGAACATGTGTCCGTTGCAACACCTCACACGTGCCGCGCATTGCTAATGCGGTTTCCAGACTGAGAACACAGAGGAGACATATCGAGTAAAATTAAGGTAGAATGTCGTGTCTGGATCGTAAAGAGCGGCGTTGTGTtcggataaataaatattgcaccCTCACCCTCCTAATATCGTACTAAAAAAACATCCCTTTCGATGAAGCCGCCTTTAAACGCCTACAGATTGTACATTATCCTTAGTACGATTATGCACCCTCGTTGTTCAGGGAATCATCAGAGTGCCCGCGTGCCTCTGGCAGTCCCCAGGGGCTCGTCTCTCATATAACGTCATGTTGTCAAATCAGACAGCAGAAGCTGTAgaacaaagtatttattttattatattactaatacaattttcttttgtCCACAGGTGGTGCTACACCAATAACAACGCCGCCAGTAGCATTGCCAGGAGGAGAACTATTTCCGTTCCCACCGGCGATGGCAAGTTTGCCATCGGGGGGACTAATTCCACCGCCCGGTGCATTCCTTCCACCAAATGGCTTATTACCATTCCCACCTCACCCTGCGGAGCTCGCATTGAAGACGCTACCGCCAGAACTAACATTAAAGAATGGCATCAATCCTTACGATGCTCTGAGGCACTTACAGAGCAATGTTTCTTCGATGGACACTTCTAGTGCACGTTTGTCTCCTACGAGCAGTAGACAAAGTGGAAGTCCAAGAAGTATTGTGAACGCGAGCCCAAGATCGAAGGCCGATTCTAAATCGGAAGTGAATTCCACACACGAGGCGACAATATCCGACGAGTCAGACGAAGAACAAATCGAAGTAGTGAAATCCGCTTTCCACCCAACGAGGCCGGCGAATGTTGAGCTTCAAGAGATGAAACAAGTTCAGGCCGCCGATTCTACGGTATCTGACCGACCACGAATGCGAAATGAACTAAAAGCGACATCCCAACGCACAACACGTGTCCTTTCCACTAGTCCGACGTCAACCAAAATTACAAACGGTTCGATATCAACGCACAAATCTGTATGGCGACCATATTGACATTTTTAGTGTAAGTGACTTTATATCCGTGTGAAACGGTGTTATTGAAATGTGATAAAACGAgcttgtaaatattgtattattaaattaaattcagatatttattaatagagatAGATATTTAGTTGATACCGACTTCGGTGACAGGAGTCgtagtaatgtaaaaatatgtaatgactGTTACGGGCGTTGTTaaagcttttaaatataaatagattacatTAAAGTTATTTGAATGTTAATAATGTAGATACTTTAATTACTTACGTAGATATACttttaatgtgtaatattatattaatctttcACATTGACTGATTATTCAATTTAGCAGCAAAGATAG is drawn from Vanessa atalanta chromosome 16, ilVanAtal1.2, whole genome shotgun sequence and contains these coding sequences:
- the LOC125069926 gene encoding segmentation protein Runt, which encodes MHLPHASPPTPTMADVYTHIHEYYRQSHGDLVQTGSPAVLCSALPGHWRSNKSLPVAFKVVALDDVQDGTLVTIKAGNDENVMAEMRNCTAVMKNQVAKFNDLRFVGRSGRGKSFSLTITISSFPSQVATYTKAIKVTVDGPREPRTKQNYGYGHPGAFNPFLLNPGWLDAAYLNYAWADYFRPPQLRDQTLVKGGATPITTPPVALPGGELFPFPPAMASLPSGGLIPPPGAFLPPNGLLPFPPHPAELALKTLPPELTLKNGINPYDALRHLQSNVSSMDTSSARLSPTSSRQSGSPRSIVNASPRSKADSKSEVNSTHEATISDESDEEQIEVVKSAFHPTRPANVELQEMKQVQAADSTVSDRPRMRNELKATSQRTTRVLSTSPTSTKITNGSISTHKSVWRPY